In Candidatus Chlorohelix allophototropha, one DNA window encodes the following:
- a CDS encoding Rieske 2Fe-2S domain-containing protein has protein sequence MARFGKTRYMSHAGLALFTVLSCYVAFLLEGAAPLNVVLTDGLGYCALILLVATLAIGPLNLLRKRKNPVNLNLRRDFGIWMGLTALVHVLISFQLYSNNGVLYYFFENGVPQINTFGFANYTGLLATLITVVLLVFSNNRSLKYLKGKRWKAIQRFNYPLFGLTALHTLGYLIFNERATTLYLVLIGLVAVTLLAQGVGIVIFMARDRSRAGLYGAPVPVEAKGDVMRRRFVVVMGAAVLAGFGGGMVLRPLLFKENSQTAVADLTPEVTTTAPATTAPVRGNGRDGGLRGTQPVPGSNQTQRAQTQAPAAATTTAQANAQAKTTTPAAVSGGTVLATLASLPVGTVQQFTTPDTHKRAFVTRTADGSVKAFSGICTHRPFDLVYNQGLKQLYCSLHGACFDPATGAATRSPGRIALPALKVQVDGQGNIVYTSL, from the coding sequence ATGGCGCGTTTTGGTAAAACCCGGTATATGAGTCATGCCGGATTGGCACTTTTCACGGTATTATCCTGTTATGTAGCCTTTTTACTCGAAGGGGCTGCCCCTCTGAACGTGGTTCTGACGGATGGGCTTGGCTACTGTGCGCTAATTTTGCTGGTCGCCACGCTGGCAATCGGGCCCCTCAACCTGCTGCGCAAGCGCAAAAACCCTGTTAACTTGAATCTGCGCCGCGATTTCGGCATTTGGATGGGGCTAACTGCGCTGGTGCATGTGCTTATTTCTTTCCAACTTTACAGTAACAACGGTGTTCTCTATTACTTCTTTGAAAATGGCGTGCCTCAGATAAACACGTTTGGTTTCGCCAATTACACCGGGCTTCTCGCCACCCTCATAACGGTGGTACTGTTGGTGTTCTCTAACAACCGCTCACTCAAGTATTTGAAGGGGAAACGCTGGAAAGCTATTCAGCGTTTTAATTACCCCTTGTTCGGTCTGACTGCGCTGCATACGCTCGGTTACCTGATTTTCAACGAGCGTGCCACCACGCTCTACCTCGTCCTGATAGGCTTGGTAGCGGTGACTTTGCTGGCGCAGGGTGTTGGTATCGTAATATTTATGGCGCGTGATCGTTCCCGCGCCGGGTTGTACGGTGCGCCTGTGCCGGTGGAGGCAAAGGGCGATGTTATGCGCCGCCGCTTTGTCGTAGTAATGGGTGCGGCGGTACTCGCGGGTTTTGGCGGCGGCATGGTGCTACGCCCGCTGCTTTTCAAGGAAAATAGCCAAACGGCGGTTGCTGACCTTACGCCGGAAGTCACCACCACCGCGCCTGCTACTACTGCACCAGTACGCGGTAACGGACGGGATGGCGGACTGCGCGGTACACAACCAGTTCCCGGCTCGAATCAAACTCAGCGCGCACAGACTCAAGCGCCTGCCGCTGCTACAACTACCGCTCAAGCGAACGCCCAAGCGAAAACCACTACTCCTGCGGCTGTTTCAGGTGGTACGGTGCTTGCCACTCTCGCTTCGCTGCCGGTGGGCACGGTTCAGCAATTTACTACGCCCGACACTCACAAAAGGGCTTTTGTAACGCGGACGGCGGACGGTTCGGTTAAAGCTTTTAGCGGCATCTGCACTCACCGCCCCTTTGACCTAGTGTACAATCAGGGGTTGAAGCAACTATACTGCTCGCTGCACGGCGCGTGCTTCGATCCTGCCACCGGCGCAGCCACCCGAAGCCCCGGACGTATCGCGCTTCCGGCTTTGAAGGTACAGGTGGATGGACAGGGTAACATTGTTTACACCTCCCTCTAA
- a CDS encoding IclR family transcriptional regulator, which produces MRGRPRKDPENEGERHTVQSVERTFDIMEALAEFKRPVTLSELSAKVDLNISTVHRLLSTLIERGYARQDHATGRYSVGNRLVALASGLDGGGDLQSAARPALQQLARVIGETANLSVRSGDQLVYIDQVQSDRLMRMFTRVGTSVPLYCTGSGKLFLAFGSEPAALERDLNRYLLSNRLESRTPATFTDPLALKKELQTIRERGYSFDNEEMEEGVICVAAPILDRAGQIVACLSISGPTSRLGAHGHTELMEVVETIKHAAYETANRLNS; this is translated from the coding sequence ATGCGAGGCAGACCTAGAAAAGACCCTGAAAATGAGGGCGAACGCCATACCGTCCAATCGGTAGAGCGCACCTTCGATATAATGGAAGCCTTGGCGGAGTTCAAACGCCCGGTGACGCTTTCGGAGTTGAGCGCGAAGGTTGACCTCAACATCAGTACGGTACATCGCTTGCTCTCCACTCTCATAGAACGCGGCTACGCCCGGCAAGACCATGCCACCGGGCGTTACAGCGTGGGCAATCGTTTGGTAGCGCTGGCAAGCGGCTTGGATGGTGGCGGCGATTTGCAAAGCGCGGCACGTCCCGCCTTGCAACAACTGGCGCGAGTCATCGGTGAAACCGCCAACCTTTCGGTGCGTAGCGGCGATCAGCTTGTGTACATTGATCAGGTGCAATCGGATAGGCTCATGCGGATGTTTACCCGCGTTGGCACTAGCGTCCCGCTCTATTGCACCGGCAGCGGCAAGCTCTTTCTGGCGTTTGGCAGCGAACCCGCCGCACTGGAACGCGATTTGAACCGCTATTTGCTTTCGAATCGACTTGAGTCGCGCACTCCCGCCACCTTTACCGACCCCCTCGCCCTCAAAAAAGAGTTGCAAACCATTCGCGAACGTGGCTACAGCTTCGATAATGAGGAGATGGAAGAAGGGGTAATTTGCGTGGCTGCGCCGATTCTGGATCGCGCCGGGCAGATTGTAGCGTGCCTCAGCATCAGCGGACCGACCAGCCGTTTAGGGGCGCACGGTCACACCGAATTGATGGAAGTGGTGGAGACAATCAAGCACGCCGCCTACGAAACCGCCAACCGCTTGAATAGTTAG
- a CDS encoding transposase, translating into MDFEPEKHHRHSIRVQGYDYNQGLFFLTLCTYQREHLFGEIVNNEIRLNRFGEIVLETWEWLSVKYTFVELDMCVVMPNHFHGILHLKGTDIEPSKPNLKTLGSIVGVLKTVSTKKINLIRNSPVTPIWQRNYYEHIVRNDNDLDRIREYIANNPATWETDLNNNWQK; encoded by the coding sequence ATGGATTTTGAACCCGAAAAGCATCACAGGCATTCAATTCGCGTACAGGGATACGATTATAATCAAGGTCTTTTTTTCTTGACGCTTTGCACATACCAACGTGAGCATTTATTTGGTGAGATTGTAAATAATGAAATAAGATTGAATCGATTTGGTGAAATTGTACTGGAAACATGGGAATGGTTATCCGTAAAATACACCTTTGTAGAACTTGATATGTGCGTGGTGATGCCTAATCACTTTCATGGGATTCTTCATTTGAAAGGCACTGATATTGAACCTTCCAAACCGAATCTGAAAACTTTAGGAAGTATCGTTGGAGTTTTGAAAACCGTTTCCACAAAAAAGATTAATCTGATTAGAAATTCTCCTGTTACACCAATTTGGCAGCGTAATTATTACGAACATATTGTGCGAAATGATAACGATTTAGATCGTATCAGGGAATATATTGCAAATAATCCGGCGACATGGGAAACGGATTTAAATAATAATTGGCAAAAGTAG
- a CDS encoding acetyl-CoA hydrolase/transferase family protein, giving the protein MSSGSRILCSQLRDKIMSAEEAAALIPTHVNIGMSGFTGAGYPKVTPTALAKRIMDANLAGNKFKIGVWTGASTAPELDGALAMVEGIELRLPYQSDPTCRKRINNGEMEYIDIHLSHVAQFVWFGFLGKLDIALIEVAGILEDGRLIPSSSVGNNKTWIDQADKVILEVNSWQSEKLEGMHDIYYGTKLPPDRLPIPIIRPNDRIGTPYFDCPPEKIIAIVETNSPDRNSPFKDPDADSKRIAGHLLEFLEHEVKKGRIPPNLLPLQSGVGNIANAVLAGLSEGPFEGLTAYTEVIQDGMLSMMLSGKLESASATAFSLSPAAIKEMNQNLDLYRDKIVLRPQEISNHPEVIRRLGCLAMNGLIEADIYGNVNSTHVMGTRIQNGIGGSGDFARNAYLSFFMTPSQAKGGAISSIVPMVSHVDHTEHDVQIIVTEQGLADLRGLSPKQRAKQIIENCAHPDYRPALRDYYRRSLELSPGKQTPHLLEEAFSWHLRYQRTGSMHA; this is encoded by the coding sequence ATGTCCTCCGGTTCAAGAATACTGTGCAGCCAATTGCGCGACAAAATCATGTCCGCAGAAGAAGCGGCTGCGCTTATCCCAACGCATGTCAATATCGGTATGAGCGGGTTTACGGGCGCAGGCTATCCCAAAGTAACCCCCACCGCGCTGGCAAAGCGTATTATGGATGCTAATTTAGCGGGCAACAAATTTAAAATCGGGGTCTGGACGGGCGCATCTACCGCCCCGGAACTAGACGGCGCACTGGCTATGGTAGAAGGAATCGAGCTTAGACTCCCCTATCAATCCGACCCAACCTGTCGTAAGCGCATCAACAACGGCGAAATGGAATATATTGACATACATTTGAGCCACGTAGCCCAATTTGTATGGTTTGGCTTTCTCGGAAAGCTGGATATAGCCCTAATTGAAGTGGCGGGAATCCTCGAAGATGGTCGCCTGATTCCCTCCTCCTCGGTTGGCAATAATAAAACGTGGATTGACCAAGCCGATAAAGTTATTCTGGAAGTGAACTCATGGCAAAGCGAAAAGCTGGAAGGTATGCACGATATCTACTACGGCACAAAATTGCCGCCTGATCGCTTACCTATCCCCATAATTCGCCCGAATGACCGCATCGGCACGCCCTATTTTGATTGTCCACCCGAAAAGATAATTGCGATTGTGGAAACCAACTCGCCCGATCGCAACTCGCCCTTCAAAGACCCGGACGCGGACTCCAAGCGAATCGCCGGACACCTGTTGGAATTTCTGGAACATGAGGTTAAGAAAGGGCGCATCCCGCCTAACCTGTTGCCGCTGCAATCGGGCGTGGGTAACATTGCCAACGCGGTATTAGCCGGTTTGAGCGAAGGTCCTTTCGAGGGTCTTACCGCTTACACCGAAGTTATACAGGATGGCATGCTCTCTATGATGCTTTCCGGGAAATTGGAAAGCGCGTCTGCCACCGCTTTCTCGCTCAGCCCTGCCGCTATCAAGGAGATGAACCAGAATCTCGACCTATACCGCGATAAAATTGTGTTGCGTCCGCAGGAAATCAGCAACCACCCGGAGGTAATTCGCCGTCTGGGCTGTCTGGCAATGAACGGCTTGATTGAAGCCGACATCTACGGCAACGTAAACTCTACCCATGTGATGGGAACGCGCATCCAGAACGGCATCGGCGGTTCGGGAGACTTTGCCCGCAACGCTTATCTGTCATTCTTCATGACTCCCTCACAAGCTAAGGGAGGCGCGATTTCTAGCATTGTGCCGATGGTTTCGCATGTGGATCACACCGAGCATGATGTGCAGATTATCGTGACCGAACAGGGCTTGGCAGATTTGCGGGGTCTTTCGCCCAAGCAACGCGCCAAGCAAATCATCGAAAATTGCGCACACCCGGATTATCGCCCGGCATTGCGCGATTATTACCGCCGTTCGCTAGAGTTATCTCCCGGCAAGCAAACGCCCCATCTATTAGAAGAGGCTTTTAGCTGGCACTTGCGCTACCAACGCACCGGCAGCATGCACGCCTAA